Proteins encoded within one genomic window of Burkholderiaceae bacterium:
- a CDS encoding aminodeoxychorismate/anthranilate synthase component II, with translation MKLLMIDNYDSFTYNLVQYFGELGAPVEVFRNDEITVEGIAARAPDRLVLSPGPCTPAEAGVSVAAIRHFAGRLPILGVCLGHQSLGAAFGAEIVRAKLLMHGKTSVITNSGHGVFVGLPGRFTVNRYHSLAVARANLPEVLEVTAWTDDGEIMGLRHKELAVEGVQFHPESILTEHGHALLKNFLAAS, from the coding sequence ATGAAGCTCTTGATGATCGACAACTACGACAGCTTCACCTACAACCTGGTGCAGTATTTCGGCGAGCTCGGCGCCCCGGTCGAGGTGTTCCGCAACGACGAGATCACGGTGGAGGGCATAGCCGCGCGCGCGCCGGACCGGCTCGTGCTGTCACCGGGGCCGTGCACGCCGGCCGAGGCCGGCGTCTCGGTCGCGGCGATCCGGCATTTCGCCGGCAGGCTGCCGATCCTCGGGGTCTGCCTCGGGCATCAGAGCCTGGGCGCGGCGTTCGGCGCCGAGATCGTGCGCGCGAAATTGCTGATGCACGGCAAGACCAGCGTGATCACGAACAGCGGCCACGGCGTGTTCGTCGGGCTGCCCGGCCGGTTCACGGTGAACCGCTACCACTCGCTGGCGGTCGCGCGCGCGAATCTGCCCGAGGTGCTTGAGGTCACCGCGTGGACCGACGACGGCGAGATCATGGGGCTGCGGCACAAGGAACTGGCCGTCGAGGGCGTGCAGTTCCATCCGGAGAGCATCCTGACCGAGCACGGTCATGCGCTGCTGAAGAACTTTCTTGCGGCAAGTTGA
- a CDS encoding Low-specificity L-threonine aldolase, which translates to MTDIFRQPRVDLRSDTVTRPTDAMRAAMFAAPLGDDVFGDDPTVNALQEKIAALLGFEAALFVPSGTQSNLCAVLSHCERGDEYIVGQMAHCYRWEGGGAAVFGSVQPQPLAHQSDGTLLLADIEAAIKPDDPHFARTRLLALENTLGGRLIGFDYLRDATQLAARHGLARHLDGARLFNAAVAQAAAGQAGAHPKRVDIVSEARRIAQCFDTVSVCFSKGLGAPIGSALCGSRALIERARRIRKKAGGGMRQAGLLAAAASYALDHHVERLADDHALARRLGQGLAGIAQLAVEPPQTNIVFADLVGPARERSDALLAHLAARGVLVTGLYSLRFVTHLDVDAAGVDRAVSAVREFFEA; encoded by the coding sequence ATGACCGATATTTTCAGACAGCCGCGGGTCGATCTGCGCAGCGACACGGTGACCCGTCCGACCGACGCGATGCGCGCGGCGATGTTCGCTGCGCCGCTCGGCGACGACGTGTTCGGCGACGACCCGACCGTGAACGCGCTGCAGGAGAAGATCGCGGCGCTGCTCGGCTTCGAGGCGGCGCTGTTCGTGCCCAGCGGCACGCAGAGCAATCTGTGCGCGGTGCTGTCGCATTGCGAGCGCGGCGACGAATACATCGTCGGCCAGATGGCGCACTGCTACCGCTGGGAGGGCGGCGGCGCCGCAGTGTTCGGCAGCGTGCAGCCGCAGCCGCTCGCGCACCAGAGCGACGGCACGCTGCTGCTCGCCGACATCGAGGCCGCGATCAAGCCGGACGACCCGCACTTCGCGCGCACCCGGCTGCTTGCGCTGGAGAACACGCTGGGCGGGCGGCTGATCGGGTTCGACTACCTGCGCGACGCGACGCAGCTCGCCGCGCGGCACGGCCTCGCGCGCCATCTGGACGGCGCGCGGCTGTTCAACGCCGCGGTCGCGCAGGCCGCGGCGGGGCAGGCGGGCGCGCACCCGAAGCGGGTCGACATCGTCAGCGAGGCGCGCCGCATCGCGCAATGCTTCGATACGGTCTCGGTCTGCTTCAGCAAGGGGCTGGGCGCTCCGATCGGCTCGGCGCTGTGCGGCTCGCGCGCGCTGATCGAGCGTGCGCGGCGCATCCGCAAGAAGGCCGGCGGCGGCATGCGCCAGGCCGGGCTGCTGGCGGCGGCGGCTTCGTATGCGCTCGATCATCACGTCGAGCGGCTGGCCGACGACCATGCGCTGGCGCGCCGCCTTGGCCAAGGCTTGGCCGGTATCGCGCAGCTCGCGGTCGAGCCGCCGCAGACGAATATCGTGTTCGCGGATCTGGTCGGGCCGGCGCGCGAACGCTCGGACGCGCTGCTCGCGCATCTGGCGGCGCGCGGCGTGCTCGTGACCGGGCTGTACAGTCTGCGCTTCGTCACGCACCTGGACGTCGATGCGGCCGGCGTCGACCGGGCAGTTTCCGCAGTACGCGAATTCTTCGAAGCCTGA